The Gloeomargarita lithophora Alchichica-D10 genomic sequence GTCGGGATACACATGGGAATCCACCCGCACCCCTGGCCCACCTGGAGGTAAATAGGCCACGATCCGACCGGGACAGGGACGAAATTGATGCTCCGGGTCTTCGGCATTGATCCGACATTCGATGGCATGACCCCGCAATTGCACATCGGTTTGCATAAAGGGTAAGGGTTCTCCCTGGGCGATGCGAATTTGTAATCCAATCAAATCTAAACCGGTGACTACTTCGGTAACGGGATGTTCGACCTGAATGCGGGTGTTCATTTCCATGAAATAAAAGTGGCCGTATTTATCTACCAAAAATTCCACGGTGCCCACCCCCACATAGCCAATGGATTCCGCCACCCGCACCGCCTGTTTGCCCATTTCTTCCCGTAAATCTGGGGTTAATAAAGGGCTGGGGGATTCTTCGAGTAATTTTTGGTGACGGCGTTGAATTGAACAATCCCGCTCCCCCAGATGCACCACATGACCGTACTGATCCGCCAAAATTTGCAGTTCCACATGGCGCGGCCGTTCGATCAATTTTTCTAAATACACGCCCGGATTGCCAAAAGCCGCCTCCGCTTCCCCCTGCGCCGCCAAAAAAGCCCGCCCAAAGTCCTCCACTTGACGCACCACCCGCATCCCCCGCCCGCCGCCGCCTGCGGTGGCTTTGATAATCACGGGAAAACCAATTTCTTGAGCAATTTTGAGGGCGGTGACCTCATCACTTAATAACCCCTCGCTCCCCGGAATCACCGGCACTCCCGCCTGTTGCATCGTCCGTTTGGCGGTGGATTTGTCCCCCATTGCCCGCATCGCCTGGGAGGTTGGGCCGATAAAAATTAAATCGTGATCGGCACAAATTTCCGCAAAGCGAGCATTTTCCGCCAAAAACCCATAACCGGGATGAATCGCCGTGGCATTGCGGGTGAGGGCGGCGGCAATGATATTAGGAATATTCAAATAACTTTTGGCACTGGGGGCTTCCCCGATACACACCGCTTCATCCGCCAATTGGACGTGCAAACATTGCCGGTCTGCGGTGGAATGTACCGCCACGGTTTTGATGCCCAATTCCCCACAGGAACGTAAAATGCGAACCGCAATTTCCCCCCGATTGGCAATCAATAATTTGGGAATGGGTGCCATGGTTATCCCAACCGTCAGCAATTCATCCTACCATGTCCGAGAACCGGGCTAGGGCGGGGAACTGCGCCCCATATTAAACCAATCAATCCGGCGGGTGAAGTACATGACCACCGCCAGGAAGACAAACAGGCCGAGGGAACCAATCAACAGGGCATAATCCTGATTCACCAACACCACATAAAGATAACCGTACAAACCGACCTGCATCAGGCCAATGACCGTGCCCCGGCGATTTGCCCGCAGGATAGATACGGCATAAAACGCCACCAAAACCGCCACCGCCCCGCTCGCCAACCCATAGGCCAAGGGAAAGCCCAAATGTTCCGAAAACGCCAACTGCAATAGGTAAAACAAACACATCGCCACCCCCACAAGTAAATATTGCAGGGGATGCACCCGCAAACCCAGGGTAACTTCAAACAACCAAAAAGCGGCAAAGGTTAATAACAAAAACAGGAAATTGTACTTCAAACTTCGTTCCGCCATCCGGTACTGATCCACCGGCGAGAGCAAATCCACCCCCACCACCGACTGGGTGACCACCTCCTCCGCCACCGGCTGTTCGCTCGTCCACATCTGGGGAAAATTGCGCCCCAAGGCGGGAATCTCCCAGGTCGCCTGGAATTTGTCCGCCGTCACCTGCCGCTGGTTGGGCAACCATAGCCCCTGGAAACTGGGGTTCGGCCAATTCCCCGCCATCGTAATTTTCGTCACCTGACCAAAGGGAGCCACATTCAACCGCTCACTGCCATTCAAGCGCAAATCAATGGCAAAATTGTACCGATTTCCCCCCATCCCCGCCCCCACCTGGCTATGAATCCCCGTCCCTTGGGTAGGGTGAAATTGTCCCGTTCCCGGCGCAAAGGGAAAGGATTTACCCTGCCATTTTAAAACCGCTTGATTTTGAATCGCCCGCGCATCGCTAATGTCTAAACTCAACTCACTTTGTCGCCAACGAATATCCCCTGGAGCCACCCCCCAACGGCTCAAATCCGGGCGCACAAATTCCCCTTTAATTGTCGTTTGGGTGCGATAAACCGGCACTTCAAAAATTCCCCGATACCGCACTTCCGTCTCTAAATTGCTCTGAATTTGTAAATTCTCTGGCAAAATCGTAGCGTAATAGGTTACCGCTTTGACTCGATTGCCTTCGCGCACCTGCTTTGTATAGGGAATCAATAAACGGGGTCCCAAAATCGTCTGCGCCCGTCCCCATTTCCCCGTAATATCCGCCACCGCTTCATTGCGTACCCCTTGGCGTTCCCGCACCAGCCCATCAATCATCAAACTGGGAATTTGCAGGATGATAATCAGCAATACAACAATAAAAATTCGCACAAATTGGGAATTGATAATCGCTGACCACACACCCATCATGCCAATTCACTCCTGTAAACGTTCCGTTGCTCACCAACCCCGTAGTCAGACCTCAGCTTCCCGCCCAAAGTTCCCCTCACCCGCACGGGGAATCAACTGATATTTTTGCTTGAATAATTGCTGTTGTTTTTGATGGTTGACGATGGGTTCAGGATAACCTAATGCTTGCCGCTCTAAAGGTGTTATTTGATTGCTCAAAATTTGCGGCACATCCACAGAGCGCAACTCCGGCACCCAAGTATAGATATACTCCGCCTCCGGGTCAAATTTAGTCGCCTGGGTATTGGGGTTAAAAATCCGCAAAGGCCGGGGATCCATCCCTACAGAAGCACTCCATTGCCAACCACCATTATTGGCACTTAAATCCCCATCAATCAAATTCTGCATAAAATAACGTTCTCCCCAGCGCCAATCAATCAATAAATCCTTGGTCAAAAAACTGGCGACAATCATCCGACACCGGTTGTGCATCCAGCCGGTTTGATTCAATTGCCGCATGGCCGCATCTACAATGGGATAGCCCGTTTCGCCCGCACACCAGGCTTGGAAATACGCTTGATTATTCTCCCAGGCAAAATCATCAAATTGCGCCCGATGACTGTGGGTTGCCAACCGGGGAAAATGATACATCCCGTGCTGATAAAATTCCCGCCAGGCCAATTCCTGTTGCCAAACAATTACTGATTCATTGCCTGGGAAATTTTGCAAACAATCCTGGGTGAATTGCCAAAGAGAGCGGATACCAATCACCCCAAATTTTAGGGCGGCACTCAAACGAGAGGTTCCTAAAATGGCGGGAAAATTCCTCTGCT encodes the following:
- the creD gene encoding cell envelope integrity protein CreD, with the protein product MMGVWSAIINSQFVRIFIVVLLIIILQIPSLMIDGLVRERQGVRNEAVADITGKWGRAQTILGPRLLIPYTKQVREGNRVKAVTYYATILPENLQIQSNLETEVRYRGIFEVPVYRTQTTIKGEFVRPDLSRWGVAPGDIRWRQSELSLDISDARAIQNQAVLKWQGKSFPFAPGTGQFHPTQGTGIHSQVGAGMGGNRYNFAIDLRLNGSERLNVAPFGQVTKITMAGNWPNPSFQGLWLPNQRQVTADKFQATWEIPALGRNFPQMWTSEQPVAEEVVTQSVVGVDLLSPVDQYRMAERSLKYNFLFLLLTFAAFWLFEVTLGLRVHPLQYLLVGVAMCLFYLLQLAFSEHLGFPLAYGLASGAVAVLVAFYAVSILRANRRGTVIGLMQVGLYGYLYVVLVNQDYALLIGSLGLFVFLAVVMYFTRRIDWFNMGRSSPP
- the accC gene encoding acetyl-CoA carboxylase biotin carboxylase subunit → MAPIPKLLIANRGEIAVRILRSCGELGIKTVAVHSTADRQCLHVQLADEAVCIGEAPSAKSYLNIPNIIAAALTRNATAIHPGYGFLAENARFAEICADHDLIFIGPTSQAMRAMGDKSTAKRTMQQAGVPVIPGSEGLLSDEVTALKIAQEIGFPVIIKATAGGGGRGMRVVRQVEDFGRAFLAAQGEAEAAFGNPGVYLEKLIERPRHVELQILADQYGHVVHLGERDCSIQRRHQKLLEESPSPLLTPDLREEMGKQAVRVAESIGYVGVGTVEFLVDKYGHFYFMEMNTRIQVEHPVTEVVTGLDLIGLQIRIAQGEPLPFMQTDVQLRGHAIECRINAEDPEHQFRPCPGRIVAYLPPGGPGVRVDSHVYPDYEIPPYYDSLIGKIIVWGENRDHAIARMKRALQECAITGVKTTLDFHQHLLNHPDFINAQVDTHFVDEWMQNGYGSSSSK
- a CDS encoding cryptochrome/photolyase family protein yields the protein MPECILFWHRRDLRIEDSVGLHTARLHTPKVIGVFCFDPQILNRDDMAPVRVYYLRECLADLQQQYEQAGSELLILWADPIQAIPRLAQALQAGVYWHQDVEPYGRQRDQGVNQALNEQGIVQRQFWDQLLHAPAEIATKVGQPYTVFTPFWKNWSQQDKVAPYPKLENCTKLTEIERQVVQNAGAIPLPSLKELGFDWPGQWDYQPGAEGANNLLAEFGRSAIYSYQEQRNFPAILGTSRLSAALKFGVIGIRSLWQFTQDCLQNFPGNESVIVWQQELAWREFYQHGMYHFPRLATHSHRAQFDDFAWENNQAYFQAWCAGETGYPIVDAAMRQLNQTGWMHNRCRMIVASFLTKDLLIDWRWGERYFMQNLIDGDLSANNGGWQWSASVGMDPRPLRIFNPNTQATKFDPEAEYIYTWVPELRSVDVPQILSNQITPLERQALGYPEPIVNHQKQQQLFKQKYQLIPRAGEGNFGREAEV